In Saccharothrix violaceirubra, the following are encoded in one genomic region:
- a CDS encoding PH domain-containing protein produces MFAPRDPDEYLLPTERRVIRVRRHWSYVLFDVLEAMALLAGAMMISYLLPENLGFVQNILWYGALLVLLRLAYYVIEWWVERIVVTDKRFMISSGVFETKVAMMPISKVTDLTYERTVLGRMFGFGTLVVESAGQIQALNRIEYLPAPEEVYDAISELTFGDKKAQAERFSMIKAQRAARGKKMVP; encoded by the coding sequence ATGTTCGCGCCAAGAGACCCCGACGAGTACCTCCTGCCGACGGAACGCCGGGTCATCCGCGTCCGCAGGCACTGGAGCTACGTGCTCTTCGACGTGTTGGAGGCGATGGCTCTCCTCGCGGGTGCGATGATGATCTCGTACCTGCTGCCGGAGAACCTGGGCTTCGTCCAGAACATCCTCTGGTACGGCGCGCTGCTCGTGCTGCTCCGGTTGGCGTACTACGTCATCGAGTGGTGGGTCGAGCGGATCGTGGTGACGGACAAACGGTTCATGATCTCCTCGGGCGTCTTCGAGACCAAGGTCGCGATGATGCCGATCAGCAAGGTCACGGACCTGACCTACGAGCGCACCGTGCTCGGGCGCATGTTCGGCTTCGGCACCCTGGTCGTCGAGTCGGCCGGTCAGATCCAGGCGCTCAACCGGATCGAGTACCTGCCCGCGCCCGAAGAGGTCTACGACGCGATCTCCGAGCTGACCTTCGGCGACAAGAAGGCCCAGGCCGAGCGGTTCTCGATGATCAAGGCGCAGCGCGCGGCGCGCGGCAAGAAGATGGTGCCGTGA
- a CDS encoding SDR family NAD(P)-dependent oxidoreductase has protein sequence MGNLDGKAVVITGAGRGLGEAYAMHAAQAGASVVVNDVDGDLAERVAEHIRAYGGQAVASAHTVADPAQAEKIVATCVAEFGRIDGLVNNAGLNYEAVPWADDPEQIRTTVEVNLLGVIYTGMAAMRAMRDQGGGGSIVNVSSGAFFGQRKLGTYSATKGAVASLSLSWALDLESDGIRVNAVCPVAHTRMVWQSERSLRAIPADRTPGKVAPLVLFLLSDAAEGITGQIVRCNGRQLHLIGQPYFKQPVLESDAWDAVSVKRAFDGVLQAHLEPFGLEKRMPPRLRELVEPSQSA, from the coding sequence ATGGGGAACCTGGACGGCAAGGCCGTCGTGATCACCGGCGCGGGCCGCGGTCTCGGCGAGGCGTACGCGATGCACGCGGCGCAGGCGGGTGCGTCCGTCGTGGTCAACGACGTGGACGGCGACCTGGCCGAACGCGTGGCCGAGCACATCCGGGCGTACGGGGGCCAGGCCGTGGCGAGCGCGCACACGGTGGCCGACCCGGCGCAGGCCGAGAAGATCGTCGCCACGTGCGTGGCCGAGTTCGGCCGGATCGACGGGCTGGTCAACAACGCCGGCCTGAACTACGAGGCGGTGCCCTGGGCCGACGACCCGGAGCAGATCCGGACCACCGTCGAGGTCAACCTGCTCGGCGTCATCTACACCGGCATGGCCGCCATGCGCGCCATGCGCGACCAGGGCGGCGGCGGGTCCATCGTGAACGTGTCCTCGGGCGCGTTCTTCGGGCAGCGCAAGCTGGGCACGTACTCGGCGACGAAGGGCGCGGTGGCGTCCCTGAGCCTGTCGTGGGCGTTGGACCTGGAGTCCGACGGCATCCGGGTCAACGCGGTCTGCCCGGTCGCGCACACCCGCATGGTGTGGCAGTCCGAGCGGTCGCTGCGGGCCATCCCGGCCGACCGGACGCCGGGCAAGGTGGCACCGCTGGTGCTGTTCCTGCTCAGCGACGCGGCCGAGGGCATCACCGGCCAGATCGTCCGGTGCAACGGGAGGCAACTGCACCTGATCGGCCAACCGTACTTCAAGCAGCCGGTGCTGGAGAGTGACGCGTGGGACGCGGTGTCGGTCAAACGCGCGTTCGACGGCGTGCTCCAGGCGCATTTGGAGCCGTTCGGGCTGGAGAAGCGCATGCCGCCGAGGCTGCGTGAACTGGTCGAACCGTCCCAGTCGGCCTGA
- a CDS encoding DUF4190 domain-containing protein — MSQSYPPPPPGYHPTQPRGTNSLAIAALICAFVFSPVGIILGIIAKKQIRQTGEEGSGLATAALVISIFFTVVAVIAIILSFVVFAAAVDQINDLPNYVPTT, encoded by the coding sequence ATGTCCCAGTCCTACCCGCCTCCGCCGCCCGGTTACCACCCGACGCAGCCGCGGGGCACCAACAGCCTGGCGATCGCCGCGCTGATCTGCGCGTTCGTCTTCTCGCCGGTCGGCATCATCCTCGGCATCATCGCCAAGAAGCAGATCCGGCAGACCGGCGAGGAGGGCTCCGGCCTGGCCACGGCCGCCCTCGTGATCAGCATTTTCTTCACGGTGGTCGCGGTGATCGCGATCATTCTGTCGTTCGTGGTGTTCGCGGCGGCCGTGGACCAGATCAACGACCTGCCGAACTACGTCCCGACCACTTGA
- a CDS encoding general stress protein produces MTPRLPTPPTGWPIGSYGTYEEAQRAVDFLADGDFPVQEVTIVGVDLMLVERVTGRLTWARVLGTGAASGAWFGFFVGILLSLFNSAPGAGIGPIIAGLVAGIAFGVIFAAVGYGSTRGKRDFQSASQLVAGRYDVLCQPRSAERGRDLLAKLAMRPSDVRKD; encoded by the coding sequence ATGACCCCGCGCCTGCCGACGCCGCCGACGGGGTGGCCGATCGGTTCCTACGGCACGTACGAGGAAGCCCAGCGCGCCGTCGACTTCCTCGCCGACGGCGACTTCCCGGTCCAGGAGGTGACGATCGTCGGCGTCGACCTCATGCTCGTCGAGCGGGTCACCGGCCGGCTCACCTGGGCCCGGGTGCTCGGCACGGGTGCCGCGTCCGGCGCCTGGTTCGGCTTCTTCGTCGGCATCCTGCTGTCGCTGTTCAACTCCGCGCCCGGCGCGGGCATCGGGCCGATCATCGCGGGCCTGGTGGCCGGCATCGCGTTCGGCGTGATCTTCGCGGCCGTCGGCTACGGCTCCACGCGCGGCAAACGGGACTTCCAGTCCGCGTCGCAGTTGGTCGCGGGCCGCTACGACGTCCTGTGCCAGCCCCGTTCGGCCGAACGGGGCCGCGATCTGCTCGCCAAGCTGGCCATGCGTCCCTCGGACGTGCGCAAGGACTGA
- a CDS encoding DUF2332 domain-containing protein, whose product MTDLDLVRDRLSRFARLDAPGVSPLYEHLSANAALDDDVAGLLTAAPEPFAHPTLLLAAAHRLVQAEPVHPLADYYPSLGGTYGADERTWPLFRSFVLERADRMRALISTRTTQTNEVRRAALLYPALARIKGPLGLLEVGCSAGLLLGVDQYNYRYQTEQAGQLVAGPTKAALGLHCALELAPGAVLPKLPKTVKVGAKIGLDVAPADLSDEDTYAWLEACVWADQPERLRLFGVAAGVQGKSRPELVTGDAVADLAKAAALVPADLPLVVVTSMVLEYVSGVEFVAALRALDRPAWWVSHERYTAALEHVLPGRADLAPGAEGPEPIVLGLARVEDGEVVSAQALATTAPHGQRLVWLA is encoded by the coding sequence GTGACCGACCTGGATCTGGTGCGGGACCGGCTGTCCCGGTTCGCCCGGCTCGACGCGCCCGGTGTTTCGCCGCTCTACGAACACCTTTCGGCTAACGCGGCACTCGACGACGACGTCGCCGGTCTGCTCACCGCCGCACCGGAACCGTTCGCGCACCCCACGTTGCTGCTCGCCGCCGCGCATCGGTTGGTGCAGGCCGAACCGGTGCACCCGTTGGCGGACTACTACCCGTCGTTGGGCGGTACTTACGGCGCGGACGAGCGCACGTGGCCGTTGTTCCGCTCGTTCGTGCTGGAGCGCGCGGACCGCATGCGCGCGTTGATCTCCACGCGCACCACGCAGACCAACGAGGTACGCCGTGCCGCCCTGCTGTACCCGGCGCTGGCGCGGATCAAGGGGCCGTTGGGACTGCTGGAGGTCGGCTGTTCGGCGGGTCTGCTGCTGGGCGTCGACCAGTACAACTACCGCTACCAGACCGAGCAGGCGGGCCAGCTCGTCGCCGGTCCGACCAAGGCCGCGCTCGGCCTGCACTGCGCGTTGGAGCTCGCGCCCGGCGCCGTGCTGCCCAAGCTGCCCAAGACCGTGAAGGTCGGGGCGAAGATCGGTCTCGACGTCGCGCCCGCCGACCTGTCGGACGAGGACACGTACGCGTGGCTGGAGGCGTGCGTGTGGGCCGACCAGCCCGAGCGGCTGCGGCTGTTCGGCGTCGCCGCGGGCGTGCAGGGCAAGTCCCGGCCGGAACTGGTGACCGGGGACGCCGTCGCGGACCTGGCGAAGGCCGCCGCGCTGGTGCCGGCGGACCTGCCGCTCGTGGTCGTGACGAGCATGGTGCTGGAGTACGTGTCGGGCGTGGAGTTCGTGGCCGCGCTGCGTGCGCTGGACCGGCCCGCGTGGTGGGTGAGCCACGAGCGGTACACGGCCGCGCTCGAGCACGTGCTGCCCGGCCGGGCCGACCTCGCGCCCGGCGCCGAGGGGCCCGAGCCGATCGTGCTCGGCCTGGCCCGCGTCGAGGACGGGGAGGTCGTCTCGGCGCAGGCGCTGGCCACGACCGCACCCCACGGCCAGCGGCTCGTCTGGCTGGCGTGA
- a CDS encoding DUF2332 domain-containing protein — protein sequence MLAELFLDASDACRESSPLTRALLVSAADDLAGGGVTARIMAGAECDRAASAPARRFASAVHRLVLEGRAPALAGHYATVGGRLDAGAFWADALPVLEEHADDLHTVIASAAVPTDEPGRSSPLFGGLQTATHLAADAAGRRTGFPVRLLEVGASGGLNLRPHRVAYRVDDDLLGDRHSPFTLDAGWCGRPDADVTRNLRLVRRAGCDANPVDVSTVDGRLSLSAAVPGDRADHYERLQAAFALALLDPVPVSRAAGPEWLAEQLARPERDVLTVVWHSLVWHHVSPADRAMGREVLAGAAARATPMAPLALLVYEPRRSGEHYELLLKLWPAGVSLRLGTGAPHGVPFTWDVRAWD from the coding sequence GTGCTCGCCGAGCTGTTCCTCGACGCGTCCGACGCCTGCCGGGAGTCGAGCCCGCTCACCCGCGCCCTGCTGGTGTCGGCGGCCGACGACCTGGCCGGCGGCGGCGTGACCGCGCGGATCATGGCGGGCGCCGAGTGCGACCGCGCCGCCAGCGCACCGGCCCGGCGGTTCGCGTCCGCCGTGCACCGGCTCGTCCTCGAAGGCCGGGCGCCCGCGTTGGCCGGCCACTACGCCACGGTCGGCGGCCGGTTGGACGCCGGCGCGTTCTGGGCCGACGCCCTGCCCGTGCTGGAGGAGCACGCCGACGACCTGCACACGGTGATCGCGTCCGCCGCCGTGCCCACCGACGAACCCGGCCGCAGTTCGCCGTTGTTCGGGGGCCTGCAGACCGCGACCCACCTGGCCGCCGACGCGGCCGGCCGGCGGACCGGCTTCCCGGTGCGGCTGCTGGAGGTCGGCGCGTCCGGCGGGCTGAACCTGCGTCCGCACCGGGTCGCCTACCGCGTCGACGACGACCTGCTCGGCGACCGGCACAGCCCGTTCACGCTCGACGCCGGGTGGTGCGGCCGGCCCGACGCGGACGTGACCCGCAACCTGCGCCTGGTCCGCCGCGCCGGGTGCGACGCGAACCCGGTCGACGTGTCCACAGTGGATGGAAGGTTGAGCCTGTCGGCGGCCGTGCCCGGCGACCGCGCCGACCACTACGAACGGCTCCAGGCCGCGTTCGCACTGGCCCTGCTCGACCCGGTGCCGGTCAGCCGCGCGGCCGGACCGGAGTGGCTGGCCGAGCAGTTGGCCCGGCCGGAGCGCGACGTGCTGACCGTGGTGTGGCACTCGCTGGTGTGGCACCACGTCTCGCCCGCCGACCGGGCGATGGGCCGCGAGGTGCTGGCCGGTGCCGCCGCACGGGCCACGCCCATGGCGCCGTTGGCCCTGCTGGTCTACGAACCGCGCCGGTCGGGCGAGCACTACGAGTTGCTGCTCAAGCTCTGGCCCGCCGGGGTGTCGCTGCGCCTGGGCACGGGCGCCCCGCACGGCGTCCCGTTCACGTGGGACGTCCGCGCCTGGGACTAG
- a CDS encoding carbohydrate ABC transporter permease yields MSALSAGRKAERRLGLLLCLPAILVMAAVAGWPIVYSVWLSLRRYDLKFPDRTEFVGLDNYVTVLSSPYWWNALWITVVITVVSVAVELVLGMALALVMHRTLVGRGIVRTSTLIPYGIVTVVAAFSWRYAWTPGTGYLAELAGGDPVLTEKVPAILTVILAEIWKTTPFMALLLMAGLALVPEDLLKAAAVDGASAWQRFTRIIVPVMKPAILVALLFRTLDAFRIFDNLFVLTAGSQGTSSVSMVTYNNLIKGLNLGIGSTMSVLIFLAVALIAFVFIKLFGTSAPGSDSEGRR; encoded by the coding sequence GTGAGCGCGCTCTCCGCGGGCCGCAAGGCCGAACGCCGCCTCGGCCTGCTGCTGTGCCTGCCCGCGATCCTCGTGATGGCCGCCGTCGCCGGCTGGCCGATCGTCTACTCCGTGTGGCTGTCGCTGCGGCGCTACGACCTGAAGTTCCCCGACCGCACGGAGTTCGTCGGCCTGGACAACTACGTCACCGTGCTGTCGAGCCCGTACTGGTGGAACGCGCTGTGGATCACGGTCGTGATCACGGTCGTGTCCGTCGCGGTCGAACTCGTGCTGGGCATGGCGCTCGCGCTGGTCATGCACCGCACGCTGGTGGGCCGGGGCATCGTCCGCACGTCCACGCTCATCCCCTACGGCATCGTCACGGTCGTGGCCGCGTTCTCCTGGCGGTACGCGTGGACGCCGGGTACCGGCTACCTGGCCGAACTCGCCGGCGGCGACCCCGTGCTCACCGAGAAGGTGCCGGCGATCCTGACCGTGATCCTGGCCGAGATCTGGAAGACCACGCCGTTCATGGCACTGCTGCTGATGGCCGGTCTCGCGCTCGTGCCCGAGGACCTGCTCAAGGCCGCGGCGGTGGACGGCGCGTCCGCGTGGCAGCGGTTCACCCGGATCATCGTGCCGGTGATGAAGCCCGCGATCCTGGTGGCGCTGCTGTTCCGCACGCTCGACGCGTTCCGGATCTTCGACAACCTGTTCGTGCTCACCGCCGGTTCGCAGGGCACGTCGTCGGTGTCGATGGTGACCTACAACAACCTGATCAAGGGCCTGAACCTGGGCATCGGGTCGACCATGTCCGTGCTGATCTTCCTGGCCGTCGCGCTGATCGCGTTCGTCTTCATCAAGCTGTTCGGCACCTCCGCGCCGGGCAGCGACAGCGAGGGGAGGCGTTGA
- a CDS encoding PHP domain-containing protein — protein sequence MVIDLHTHSTESDGTDTPAGLVAAAAAHGLSAVAITDHDTSAGWAQAAAALPPGLRLVRGAELSCASDDGTGRRVTVHLLAYLFDPTSPALAEEQQRLRLERRKRLRRMAERMAADGFPVDPDELMAGLPPDAPAGRPHLAMALIKAGVVASVDEAFARHLNDGRYLVPRTDTPVERAIAMIREAGGVCVLAHPFAASRGPIVSADVVASLAAEGLAGVEVDHPDHDPDTRDRLRGLAKELDLLTTGSSDYHGTNKTVRIGAETTDPDVLDALVERATGVEVLVGGA from the coding sequence GTGGTCATCGACCTGCACACCCACTCGACCGAGTCCGACGGCACCGACACCCCGGCCGGCCTGGTCGCCGCCGCCGCGGCCCACGGCCTGTCCGCGGTGGCGATCACCGACCACGACACGTCCGCCGGGTGGGCGCAGGCCGCCGCCGCGCTGCCGCCCGGCCTGCGTCTCGTGCGGGGTGCCGAACTGTCCTGCGCGTCCGACGACGGCACCGGCCGACGCGTGACCGTGCACCTGCTCGCCTATCTGTTCGACCCCACTTCGCCCGCGCTGGCCGAAGAGCAGCAGCGGTTGCGGCTCGAACGACGGAAACGCCTGCGCCGGATGGCCGAGCGCATGGCGGCGGACGGCTTCCCCGTCGACCCCGACGAACTCATGGCCGGCCTGCCGCCGGACGCGCCGGCCGGACGTCCGCACCTGGCCATGGCGTTGATCAAGGCCGGTGTCGTCGCCTCGGTCGACGAGGCGTTCGCCCGCCACCTCAACGACGGTCGCTACCTCGTTCCGCGTACCGACACCCCCGTCGAACGGGCCATCGCGATGATCCGGGAGGCGGGTGGCGTGTGCGTCCTGGCCCACCCGTTCGCCGCCTCGCGCGGGCCGATCGTCTCCGCGGACGTCGTGGCCTCGCTCGCGGCCGAAGGACTGGCCGGCGTCGAGGTCGACCACCCCGACCACGACCCGGACACCCGCGACCGGCTGCGCGGCCTGGCCAAGGAACTCGACCTGCTGACCACGGGGTCCAGCGACTACCACGGCACCAACAAGACCGTCCGGATCGGCGCCGAGACCACCGACCCCGACGTGCTCGACGCGCTCGTCGAGCGGGCGACCGGCGTGGAGGTGCTGGTCGGCGGGGCGTGA
- a CDS encoding carbohydrate ABC transporter permease, whose amino-acid sequence MAGIGGAQTPARKARWTVLNVLVVAYALFPVLWIVSLSFKTTATMGDGNFIPREWTLDNYSSIFGTAEFVRALVNSIGIALIATAIAVVFGTMAAYAIARLDFPGKRALVGVSLLVSMFPQISLVSPLFEIERTLGLFDTWPGLILPYITFALPLAIYTLSAFFREIPWELEKAAKMDGATPGQAFRRVIAPLAAPGVFTTAILVFIFCWNDFLFAISLTSTESSRTVPVALSFFTGSSQFEDPTGSIAAAAVVITIPIVLFVLFFQRRIVAGLTSGAVKG is encoded by the coding sequence ATGGCCGGCATCGGAGGGGCCCAGACCCCCGCCCGCAAGGCCCGCTGGACCGTGCTCAACGTCCTGGTCGTGGCGTACGCGTTGTTCCCCGTGCTGTGGATCGTGTCGCTGTCGTTCAAGACCACCGCCACGATGGGCGACGGCAACTTCATCCCGCGCGAGTGGACGCTGGACAACTACTCGTCGATCTTCGGCACCGCGGAGTTCGTGCGCGCGCTGGTGAACTCGATCGGCATCGCGCTCATCGCCACGGCGATCGCGGTCGTGTTCGGCACGATGGCCGCGTACGCGATCGCCCGGCTGGACTTCCCCGGCAAACGCGCGCTCGTCGGCGTGTCCCTGCTGGTGTCGATGTTCCCGCAGATCTCGCTGGTGTCGCCGCTGTTCGAGATCGAGCGCACGCTCGGCCTGTTCGACACGTGGCCCGGCCTGATCCTGCCTTACATCACGTTCGCGCTGCCGTTGGCCATCTACACGCTGTCCGCGTTCTTCCGGGAGATCCCGTGGGAGCTGGAGAAGGCGGCCAAGATGGACGGCGCCACGCCGGGGCAGGCGTTCCGCCGGGTGATCGCGCCGCTGGCCGCGCCGGGCGTGTTCACCACGGCGATCCTGGTGTTCATCTTCTGCTGGAACGACTTCCTGTTCGCGATCTCGCTGACCTCGACCGAGAGTTCGCGCACGGTTCCGGTGGCGCTGTCGTTCTTCACCGGCAGTTCGCAGTTCGAGGACCCGACGGGGTCGATCGCCGCCGCCGCGGTGGTCATCACGATCCCGATCGTGCTGTTCGTGTTGTTCTTCCAGCGCAGGATCGTCGCCGGCCTCACCTCCGGCGCGGTGAAGGGGTGA
- the corA gene encoding magnesium/cobalt transporter CorA has protein sequence MPSLSGLGGLRGRHQDRPAVPIPVPLSAYVVDCGVYVDGARLPGRWSHTEAVKEVRKRGDGFVWIGLHEPDEEQIQGIADTFGLHALAVEDAVHAHQRPKLERYDNTLFMVLKTVRYVQNASPDTANEIVESGEIMVFLGRDFVVTVRHGNHSGLAAVRRDLEADVERLRLGPAAVLHTIADHVVDNYLDVTDHIEDDLDQMETLVFAPRSGVSADQIYLMKREVLELRRAVMPLAVPLRRLAEGYTPLIPEQVRSYFRDVDDHLTEVSERVTNFDELLTTLVDAVLAKITLQQNSDMRKISAWVAIISVPTMVVGVYGMNFEHMPELKWKFGYPVVIAVILVSCLTLYRIFRRNRWL, from the coding sequence ATGCCTTCGTTGAGCGGACTCGGCGGCCTGAGAGGCCGCCACCAGGACCGCCCCGCCGTGCCCATCCCCGTCCCGCTTTCGGCGTACGTGGTCGACTGCGGCGTGTACGTCGACGGCGCCCGTCTGCCCGGCCGCTGGTCCCACACCGAGGCCGTGAAAGAGGTCCGCAAGCGCGGCGACGGCTTCGTGTGGATCGGCCTGCACGAGCCGGACGAGGAACAGATCCAGGGCATCGCCGACACGTTCGGCCTGCACGCGCTGGCCGTCGAGGACGCGGTGCACGCGCACCAGCGGCCGAAGCTGGAGCGTTACGACAACACGTTGTTCATGGTCCTCAAGACCGTGCGGTACGTGCAGAACGCCTCGCCCGACACCGCGAACGAGATCGTGGAGAGCGGCGAGATCATGGTCTTCCTCGGCCGTGACTTCGTGGTCACGGTCCGGCACGGCAACCACTCCGGGCTCGCCGCCGTGCGCCGCGACCTGGAGGCCGACGTGGAACGGCTCAGGCTGGGCCCGGCGGCCGTGCTGCACACGATCGCCGACCACGTGGTCGACAACTACCTCGACGTCACCGACCACATCGAGGACGACCTCGACCAGATGGAGACGCTGGTCTTCGCACCGCGCAGCGGGGTCAGCGCGGACCAGATCTACCTGATGAAGCGCGAGGTGCTCGAACTGCGCCGCGCGGTGATGCCGTTGGCCGTCCCGCTGCGCCGGCTCGCCGAGGGGTACACGCCGCTGATCCCCGAGCAGGTGCGGTCGTACTTCCGCGACGTCGACGACCACCTCACCGAGGTGTCCGAGCGCGTGACCAACTTCGACGAGTTGCTGACCACGCTGGTCGACGCGGTGCTCGCCAAGATCACGCTCCAGCAGAACTCGGACATGCGCAAGATCTCGGCGTGGGTCGCGATCATCTCCGTGCCCACCATGGTCGTGGGCGTGTACGGCATGAACTTCGAGCACATGCCCGAGCTGAAGTGGAAGTTCGGCTACCCGGTCGTGATCGCGGTGATCCTGGTGTCCTGCCTGACGCTGTACCGAATATTCCGTCGGAACCGCTGGCTGTAG
- a CDS encoding ABC transporter substrate-binding protein has translation MRGAYRRRPAVLGVVAVIAAAGLAGCGSDDGRITVNVYKYPQESFQKIVDRCNDQADGYEIVYHKLPREADGQREQLVRRLAAGDTGMDVLALDVTWTAELAEAGWIKEFTGADKTAVEDGTLETPLDTARYDGKLYGAPDNTNVQLLWYRSDLVPTPPETWDEMIEMGTKLKEQGKPGLIEAQGKQYEGLVVLYNTLVNSAGGRIVDDSGTKALVDDGAVKALEVLKKFATSPVVDPSFASSTEDVSRLAMEGGKAAFMLNWPYVYAAAQKKPDFAANFKWAPYPSIDGGPAKVTVGGINYAVSAFTEHSRESFDAVRCLRDAESQKFAAVNDGVPPTIESVYDDPDMAKPYPMRDAILDALKSSGSRPVTPAYQNVSTVISTILSPPADIDPKATGDRMRAELQDALDSKGVLP, from the coding sequence ATGAGGGGCGCGTACCGACGTCGGCCGGCAGTCCTGGGTGTCGTCGCGGTGATCGCGGCGGCCGGGCTGGCCGGCTGTGGCTCGGACGACGGGCGGATCACAGTCAACGTCTACAAGTACCCGCAGGAGAGCTTCCAGAAGATCGTCGACCGCTGCAACGACCAAGCGGACGGCTACGAGATCGTCTACCACAAGCTGCCCCGGGAGGCCGACGGCCAGCGGGAGCAGCTGGTGCGCCGGCTCGCCGCCGGCGACACCGGGATGGACGTCCTCGCGCTCGACGTCACGTGGACGGCCGAGCTGGCCGAAGCCGGGTGGATCAAGGAGTTCACCGGCGCGGACAAGACCGCCGTCGAGGACGGCACGCTGGAAACGCCGCTGGACACCGCCCGTTACGACGGGAAGCTCTACGGCGCACCGGACAACACCAACGTCCAACTCCTCTGGTACCGCAGCGATCTGGTGCCCACGCCGCCGGAGACGTGGGACGAGATGATCGAGATGGGCACGAAGCTCAAGGAGCAGGGCAAGCCCGGCCTGATCGAGGCGCAGGGCAAGCAGTACGAGGGGCTGGTCGTCCTCTACAACACGCTCGTCAACTCCGCCGGCGGCAGGATCGTCGACGACTCGGGCACCAAGGCCCTCGTCGACGACGGTGCCGTGAAAGCCTTGGAAGTACTGAAGAAGTTCGCCACGTCGCCCGTGGTCGACCCGTCGTTCGCCAGTTCCACGGAGGACGTGTCGCGCCTGGCGATGGAGGGCGGCAAGGCCGCGTTCATGCTCAACTGGCCCTACGTCTACGCCGCCGCGCAGAAGAAGCCCGACTTCGCGGCCAACTTCAAGTGGGCGCCGTACCCGTCGATCGACGGCGGTCCGGCGAAGGTCACCGTCGGCGGCATCAACTACGCCGTCAGCGCGTTCACCGAGCACTCGCGGGAGTCGTTCGACGCCGTGCGCTGCCTGCGTGACGCGGAGAGCCAGAAGTTCGCCGCCGTCAACGACGGCGTGCCGCCCACCATCGAATCCGTCTACGACGACCCGGACATGGCCAAGCCGTACCCGATGCGCGACGCCATCCTCGACGCCCTGAAGTCCTCCGGCTCGCGACCGGTGACCCCCGCGTACCAGAACGTCTCCACGGTGATCTCCACGATCCTGTCGCCGCCCGCGGACATCGACCCGAAGGCGACGGGGGACCGGATGCGGGCCGAACTCCAGGACGCGCTCGACTCGAAGGGGGTGCTGCCGTGA
- a CDS encoding ABC transporter ATP-binding protein produces MAEIVLDKVTKRYPDGAVAVRDVDIEIADGEFVILVGPSGCGKSTTLNMIAGLEDITSGELRIGGERVNERAPKDRDIAMVFQSYALYPHMTVQENMAFPLRLAKVDDTTVDRKVRDAAEILDLVDHLDRKPANLSGGQRQRVAMGRAIVRNPKAFLMDEPLSNLDAKLRVQMRTSVSRLQKRLGTTTVYVTHDQTEAMTLGDRVVVMRGGAVQQIGAPQHLYDHPANLFVAGFIGSPSMNFVPARVEDGAVRSGLGDVPLTDRVRGLLERADAPREVILGLRPEHFEDARLVDDPARGVTFSGHVDVLESMGSDKYAYFGLPERATSDHLAELAADAGAADVPGSDVALVTRLSAASTATEGQEARVWFDPDRVQLFDPKTGANLTYAG; encoded by the coding sequence ATGGCCGAGATCGTGCTCGACAAGGTGACCAAGCGGTACCCCGACGGCGCCGTGGCCGTGCGGGACGTGGACATCGAGATCGCCGACGGCGAGTTCGTCATCCTGGTCGGACCCTCCGGCTGCGGGAAGTCCACCACCCTCAACATGATCGCGGGCCTTGAGGACATCACGTCCGGCGAGCTGCGCATCGGCGGGGAACGCGTCAACGAGCGCGCGCCCAAGGACCGCGACATCGCCATGGTGTTCCAGTCGTACGCGCTGTACCCGCACATGACGGTGCAGGAGAACATGGCCTTCCCGTTGCGGCTGGCCAAGGTCGACGACACCACCGTCGACCGGAAGGTGCGGGACGCGGCCGAGATCCTCGACCTCGTCGACCACCTCGACCGCAAGCCCGCCAACCTGTCCGGCGGTCAGCGCCAGCGGGTGGCCATGGGCCGCGCGATCGTGCGCAACCCCAAGGCGTTCCTCATGGACGAGCCACTGTCCAATCTGGACGCCAAGCTGCGCGTGCAGATGCGCACGTCGGTGTCCCGGCTCCAGAAGCGCCTGGGCACGACCACGGTCTACGTGACGCACGACCAGACCGAGGCGATGACGCTGGGCGACCGGGTCGTGGTGATGCGCGGCGGTGCCGTGCAGCAGATCGGCGCGCCGCAGCACCTCTACGACCACCCGGCCAACCTGTTCGTCGCCGGGTTCATCGGGTCGCCCTCGATGAACTTCGTGCCGGCCAGGGTCGAGGACGGCGCCGTGCGGTCCGGTCTGGGCGACGTCCCGCTCACCGACCGGGTGCGCGGCCTGCTCGAACGCGCCGACGCGCCGCGCGAGGTCATCCTCGGGCTGCGCCCGGAGCACTTCGAGGACGCCCGACTGGTCGACGACCCGGCCCGGGGCGTCACGTTCAGCGGGCACGTGGACGTGCTGGAGTCCATGGGTTCGGACAAGTACGCCTACTTCGGCCTGCCCGAGCGGGCGACCTCGGACCACCTCGCCGAACTCGCGGCCGACGCGGGCGCGGCCGACGTGCCCGGCAGCGACGTCGCCCTGGTGACCAGGCTGTCCGCCGCGTCCACCGCGACCGAGGGGCAGGAGGCGCGGGTCTGGTTCGACCCGGACCGCGTGCAGCTCTTCGACCCGAAGACCGGGGCGAACCTCACCTACGCGGGCTGA